The following are encoded in a window of Esox lucius isolate fEsoLuc1 chromosome 14, fEsoLuc1.pri, whole genome shotgun sequence genomic DNA:
- the jmy gene encoding junction-mediating and -regulatory protein isoform X3 yields the protein MESMVDLLQVYPEEDEAYGELLEATTQLYHYLLQPFRDMRELAMLRRQQIKISLETERLGPRRVEGLKREDEEWSRKAHAAVLSIQDLTVKFFETTAKAQRAVYERMRVDQRKFGKAAWAAAVDRMERLQYAVSKETLQLMRAKEICLEQRKHGLKEEMQSLQEGEDAIQRLDQMEALYYELQLQLYDIRAEVLRCEELLLNGQLTSLRRQITELQDQVVYYDAYESPDAMRGVEDPSAPPPPLRDELSQLQQRTRQLEARRGRITAKKACLKNKKEICIVNHNQKIQQRQGNQDNHTSHQALQQLGEGPEEEERSNARMSLDRSRTLDRLRSFKQRFPGQVTLKSSRLHMSHGQSWRRAACPLSPVARPETLAASVQTDTADLPQLSAPSSDACGHQSVSLPPLGGATGPPSVPSSLPPLSELPSSVPPPPPPPPPPPPPPPSLEDLSSEGGEQAHPSSPVRHSKAGLDSEPLPLSPFSPRFFDSSQLQTARKKLKKTASLDSSQWRRASSPMDEVLASLKRGSFHLRKAELRVLAPDPDDDEGNNILAQIRQGVRLRKVRTRPEQQRHAKGSFSHSADALTRSIHEALRRIKEASPESESEDEGLPCTDWEN from the exons ATCTCCCTGGAGACGGAGCGCCTGGGGCCTCGTCGTGTGGAGGGGCTgaagagggaggatgaggaatgGTCGAGGAAGGCTCATGCTGCCGTCCTCTCCATACAGGACCTCACCGTCAAGTTTTTTGAGACCACTGCCAAGGCTCAGAGAG cGGTGTACGAGCGGATGCGCGTCGACCAGAGGAAGTTTGGCAAGGCGGCGTGGGCTGCAGCTGTGGACCGCATGGAGCGTCTGCAGTACGCTGTCTCCAAGGAAACACTGCAGCTGATGAGGGCCAAGGAGATCTGCCTGGAGCAGAGGAAGCACGGCCTGAAAGAGGAG ATGCAGAGTCTGCAGGAGGGAGAGGATGCTATACAACGGTTGGACCAGATGGAGGCGCTATACTATGAGCTTCAGCTGCAACTCTATGACATCCGGGCTGAGGTACTGCGTTGTGAAGAACTGCTGCTCAACGGCCAGCTTACCAGTCTACGCAGACAGATCACTG AGCTCCAGGACCAGGTGGTGTACTATGATGCCTATGAGAGTCCTGATGCCATGCGGGGGGTAGAGGACCCTTctgcccctcctccccccctcaGAGATGAGCTCAGCCAGCTGCAGCAGAGGACCAGACAGCTGGAGGCACGCAGGGGACGCATCACTGCCAAGAAGGCCTGCCTTAAGAACAAAAAG GAAATCTGTATCGTCAACCACAACCAGAAGATTCAACAACGCCAAGGTAACCAGGACAACCACACTTCCCATCAAGCACTGCAACAG CTAGGGGAAGggccagaggaggaggagagaagtaACGCTAGAATGAGTCTGGATAGATCCAGAACTCTGGACAGGCTGCGCAGCTTCAAACAG CGTTTCCCTGGTCAGGTGACTCTTAAGTCCAGCCGGCTGCATATGTCCCACGGCCAGTCCTGGAGGAGGGCTGCTTGTCCCCTGTCCCCTGTGGCGAGGCCTGAGACCCTGGCTGCCAGCGTCCAGACGGACACAGCTGACCTCCCGCAGCTCTCGGCCCCTTCTTCTGATGCCTGCGGCCACCAGAGTGTCTCGCTGCCGCCACTAGGGGGCGCCACCGGGCCCCCCTCTGTCccttcctccctgcctcccctctCAGAACTCCCATCCTCggtccctccacctcctccccctccaccacctcctcctccaccccctccatcCTTAGAGGACCTCTCCagtgagggaggagagcaggCTCACCCCAGCAGCCCTGTCCGGCATTCCAAGGCTGGGTTGGATTCAGAGCCTCTGCCCTTGTCTCCCTTCTCACCGCGCTTCTTCGACAGCAGTCAGCTGCAGACAGCCAGGAAGAAACTGAAGAAGACCGCCTCGCTGGACTCCTCACAGTGGAGGCGAG CGAGTTCTCCCATGGACGAGGTCCTGGCCTCCCTGAAGAGAGGCAGCTTCCACTTACGTAAGGCAGAGCTCCGAGTGCTAGCCCCCGACCCGGATGACGACGAAGGCAACAACATTCTGGCCCAGATCCGGCAGGGCGTTAGGCTGAGGAAGGTGCGGACTCGACCGGAGCAACAGCGGCACGCCAAAGGCTCGTTCTCCCACTCCGCCGACGCTCTAACCCGGTCAATCCACGAAGCCCTGAGACGCATCAAGGAGGCCTCGCCTGAGTCGGAGTCTGAGGACGAAGGGCTGCCCTGCACCGACTGGGAGAACTAG